DNA sequence from the Myxococcus guangdongensis genome:
GAGCGCCGCGTCGACGACCTCCACGCCCAGCGACCTCAGGGTCTTCAGGAAGCCCCCCGGCCTGCCAAGTCCCGCCAGGGCCAACACGCCCTGCCCTCGCAGGTGCTCGGGTGGATGCGACAGGCCGGCAGGGTCCATCCATGCCGACGGCCCGTAACGCGCGCGCACCCGGGGAATCGGCTCGGATTCTCGCGGGAGGCTCACCACCAGGGGCTCGCCCACGGCCAATGCGGACGTGCGCACCCAAAGGAGCGTGGCACGTCGAATCGATGACGGAGGCTCTCTGAGGGGGCCTCGGGGAAGCATGTGGCCGTTGCCCAGCCCCACGGCTTCGTCCACCACCACCAGGTCCTCGTCCCGCGCGAGGCGACGGTGCTGGAAGCCATCGTCGAGCAACACCGTGTCCAGGCCGAACTCGTCTCGCGCTCGCAGGGCACTGGAGACCCGGTCCGGGTTCACGAAGAGCCTCACGCTCGGACAACGCGTCGCGAGCAGCAGGGGTTCGTCTCCCGCGTCCTCCACCGAGGGCAGCGGCTCCGCTCCCGTGAAGGTCAGCGGCTCTCGTGAGCGCCGGCCGTAGCCTCTCGTGAGGATGCCGACCTTGCGGCCTGCTCGAACGAGCTGCTCCGCCAGGTGCAGAACCGCGGGCGTCTTGCCCGTTCCGCCCACGTTGAGGTTGCCCACGGAGATGACTCGGAGCCCCTCGACACGCTCGGCTCGCAGAAGTCCACCGTCGTACAGGGCTCCTCGCAGATGCACCGCCGCGGCGTAGGTCCACGACAATGCCGTCAACGGCGACAGCAACGCCTTGCGGCCCCAGGCCTCCGGTGTCGGTGGGTAGAAGACCCGCTCGATGGCGGTGGATGACTCGGGGGCAGGAGGACTCAAGACCGATGGGCTCCCATCGCCCGGAGCTCGCGGTGCTCGACGTTCGCCATGGGATTCATCGACGAGCCCCGCTGGCCGCCTCGGCGTACAAGGCGAGCACGTCAGCGGCGATGCGCGCGTTTGTCGGATGAGCCACCGGCGCCAGGACGCCCGAGAGCGCGGCCGTCACGACTGCTTCGGGCGTGGGCTCGGCCACCCTGGCATCCGCCAGGTCCGGCAGCGCCCCTTCGTCCACCGCAACCACTCGGACTCCACACGCTCGCGCCTGGGCCGCGGCCCTCGCGCTCCAGTCATTCCCCAAGCCCAGCAGCCATACCTCGTCCAATGCCTTCAGCCAGCGCGCGAAGTCCGCTCCCTGCTGATAGCCCGCGAAGACCACCGCGTCCGTCAGCCCCAGCGTCGCCACCTGATTGCGCGTCGCTTCCAGCAACGCTCCGTCACCCACGAGGACGAAGCGTGCATGGGGATGGTGCTGACGGTACTTCGCGAAGGCCTCCACGCCGACCGAATGGCGCCTCGATGGCTGGAACGTGGAGACCATTCCCACCAAAGGTCCACCCGTGAGCCCCAGCTCGCGCCGGAGTGACGCACGGTCCGCTTCGGGCTGGAACCTCGGGTCCACCAGCGCCGGGAGCACCCGGGCCCGCTTCCCTCGCTCCAACAGCCTCGGCAACAACGCGCTCGCCGGAACCGTGTACGCATCCGCCGCGGGCAACGACGAACGCAGCGAGCGGGGGGCGTGCAGCGAGCGCAGCAACACCGCGCCTCGGGGACGGCCCCACCTCGCCAGGAAGTGGTCGTGGCTGAAGTGCGAATGCACCACGTCCACCTGCCGCGCGCGCAGACGTCGCGAGTCGCTCCACATGCGCCACGGCGGCGACTTCACGGACAACTCCAGGCCGCCTTCGTCCAACAGGCCGAGTTCCTGGAAGCGAGGCACCGCGGGCTCCTCCGCCGGCACGTCCTTGCGCCGACGGTCCACCGCCACCGTCACCTCGTGCCCGGCATCCCGCTGCGCTCGGGCCAGCAGCGCGACGTTCTCCGCGGGGCCACTGAAGAACGGGCTCGCGAGCAGGTGAAGAATGCGCATCCGCTCAGCGCCTCACCAGCGTGCGGTACAGCGCCTCCAGCGCGTGCGCCTCGTGCTCCACGCCACACCGACGCCGCGCCTCCTCGGCCGCGTTGCGCCCCACTTCGCGCGCTCGCTCCGGCTCGCGCATCAACATGTCGAGGAGCTCTCGCAGCGCCTTCACGTCACCCGGCTCGAAGAAGAAGCCCGTGCGGCCGTGCTCGATGAGCGTGTCCAGGTACGGCAGCTTCGACGCCACCACGCAGCACCCCGACGCCATCGCCTCCACGTGCACCAGCGAGTACCCCTCCGCATAGGATGGGTGCACCAGCACCGTGAGCCCCTGGTACCAGGGCTCGATGACCGACTGCTCTCCCGCCAGCGTCACCCGGCCCTCGATGCCGGCACGGAGGCCGTTCACCCAGTCCAGGTCCGCGCCCTTCGCCAGGCCCACCAGCACGCCCTGCCACTCGGGGTGCTCAGGCAGCAACGGCCGGACCGCCTCCAGGAAGTCGCCCTGTCCCTTCTCCTTCCGGATGCGACCGATGACGCCGATTCCCAGGCGCCCGCCTTGCCCCAGTCGCTCCCAGGCCTTCTGTCGGTCCTCGGGGGGATGGAAGCGCGTCAGGTCGATGCCATGCGAGATGACCGTCGACGGCAGCGCGATGACGTCCGCCACCTGCTTCGTCAACGACACCAGTGCGTCCGCGCCTCGCGCGATGAACCGCGTGAAGCCACTGGGCGCCATCGACGTGTGCCGCGTGAACACCAGCCGCACCTGCCGACCCACCAGCTTCAACAACATCCCCGCCAGCAGCTCGTTGTTCCGGTGCGCGTGCCACACCACCGGCTCCGAGCGCGCCCTGCGCAGCAGCTCCGGCCAGGTGATGCGCGGCAGTCCCTCGCTCAGCCCCGAGCCGATGACCCGCGTCTCCGAGCCCGAGTCCTTCACCAACGCTGGCACCACCGACTCGACGTGACGCGTGACGCCCGTGTACCGGTTGTGGAAATGCGGGTGGATGATGAGCGTCATCGCGGCTCCGCCCTGCCGTGCGGGAAGAGCGACAGCATCGCCTCGGCGTTGCGCTCGCTCGCTCCGGAGATTCGGCCCACCGTCTCCAGGGCTCGGGCCCCGAGTTCATCGATTCGCCGCGGGTCCTCCAGCAGCTCCGAGAGCCTCGCGTGCAGCTCCTCCGCGTCCGCCACCTGGATGCCTCCGTGCCCCGACAATACCGTCACGCTGTCCCGGAAGTTGTCCATGTGCGGCCCGAACAACACCGGCTTGCCCTGCCCCGCGGGCTCCAGGATGTTCTGGCCACCGCGCTTCGTGAACGAGCCTCCGACGAAGACCACCGTCCCCAGTCGGTACGCCCGCGACAGCTCGCCGATGGTGTCCATCACCACCACCTGCGCTCGCTCGGGGTTGCCCTTCGAGCGAAGCGCCACGCTCAACCCCGCGTCCCGCGCGAGCGTCATGACTCGCGCCGCTCGGTCCACGTACCTCGGCGCAATCACCAGCCGCAGCTCCGGCCACTTCGCGAGCAGCCGCCGGTACACACCCAGCAGCGCCTCCTCCTCACCCTCGTGCGTGCTTCCCGCAATCCACACGGGCGCGCCCAGGGGGAGCCCCAGGACCTCGCGCAACGTGGTGTCCTCCGGCGCGGGCCCCGAGGCCAGGGAGTCGAACTTGGTGTTCCCCGTCACCCTCACCCAGTCGGGCCTCGCGCCCAGGCTCCGCGCTCGCTCCGCTTCGTCCTCGTGGCGCATCAACATCAGGTCCAGGTCCTTCAGCGGATTGCCGATGAGGCCGAACAACGCCCGGTAGCGCCCCACGTTCGCCGGGGAGAAGCGTCCGTTGGTCATCACCACCCTCGCGCCTCCGCGCTTCGCCGCGCGGATGAGGTTGGGCCAGATCTCCGTGTACTCGAGGACCAGGATGTCCGGCCGCAGCGCCTTCA
Encoded proteins:
- the lpxK gene encoding tetraacyldisaccharide 4'-kinase, which encodes MSPPAPESSTAIERVFYPPTPEAWGRKALLSPLTALSWTYAAAVHLRGALYDGGLLRAERVEGLRVISVGNLNVGGTGKTPAVLHLAEQLVRAGRKVGILTRGYGRRSREPLTFTGAEPLPSVEDAGDEPLLLATRCPSVRLFVNPDRVSSALRARDEFGLDTVLLDDGFQHRRLARDEDLVVVDEAVGLGNGHMLPRGPLREPPSSIRRATLLWVRTSALAVGEPLVVSLPRESEPIPRVRARYGPSAWMDPAGLSHPPEHLRGQGVLALAGLGRPGGFLKTLRSLGVEVVDAALFPDHHRFTSEELEDVALRATRRGVVVVTTEKDAVRLPSGFEAWRVRLGVEVLEGEAHLRRALGLAGASADL
- a CDS encoding 3-deoxy-D-manno-octulosonic acid transferase; the protein is MRLLYILATYLLFPLLLPVLCVHRKTRHGLWQRLGFYAPGALPARGDGPVVWLHGASAGDLLALSPMFAPLRARFPGCQLILSTMTDSGHAMATGRLAKDIDGVIYVPYDLWGATRRAMKALRPDILVLEYTEIWPNLIRAAKRGGARVVMTNGRFSPANVGRYRALFGLIGNPLKDLDLMLMRHEDEAERARSLGARPDWVRVTGNTKFDSLASGPAPEDTTLREVLGLPLGAPVWIAGSTHEGEEEALLGVYRRLLAKWPELRLVIAPRYVDRAARVMTLARDAGLSVALRSKGNPERAQVVVMDTIGELSRAYRLGTVVFVGGSFTKRGGQNILEPAGQGKPVLFGPHMDNFRDSVTVLSGHGGIQVADAEELHARLSELLEDPRRIDELGARALETVGRISGASERNAEAMLSLFPHGRAEPR
- a CDS encoding glycosyltransferase, which encodes MRILHLLASPFFSGPAENVALLARAQRDAGHEVTVAVDRRRKDVPAEEPAVPRFQELGLLDEGGLELSVKSPPWRMWSDSRRLRARQVDVVHSHFSHDHFLARWGRPRGAVLLRSLHAPRSLRSSLPAADAYTVPASALLPRLLERGKRARVLPALVDPRFQPEADRASLRRELGLTGGPLVGMVSTFQPSRRHSVGVEAFAKYRQHHPHARFVLVGDGALLEATRNQVATLGLTDAVVFAGYQQGADFARWLKALDEVWLLGLGNDWSARAAAQARACGVRVVAVDEGALPDLADARVAEPTPEAVVTAALSGVLAPVAHPTNARIAADVLALYAEAASGARR
- a CDS encoding glycosyltransferase family 4 protein — translated: MTLIIHPHFHNRYTGVTRHVESVVPALVKDSGSETRVIGSGLSEGLPRITWPELLRRARSEPVVWHAHRNNELLAGMLLKLVGRQVRLVFTRHTSMAPSGFTRFIARGADALVSLTKQVADVIALPSTVISHGIDLTRFHPPEDRQKAWERLGQGGRLGIGVIGRIRKEKGQGDFLEAVRPLLPEHPEWQGVLVGLAKGADLDWVNGLRAGIEGRVTLAGEQSVIEPWYQGLTVLVHPSYAEGYSLVHVEAMASGCCVVASKLPYLDTLIEHGRTGFFFEPGDVKALRELLDMLMREPERAREVGRNAAEEARRRCGVEHEAHALEALYRTLVRR